The following DNA comes from Streptomyces pristinaespiralis.
TGAGCAGGGAGGACCGACATGAACGTACGCGTGTGCCGCGCACCGTCCGACCGGGTCGGCGACCCGGACACGCGGCCGTGAGCGGGTCCCGCTGGCGTGGCGTCGACGCCGTCGTCCTCGACACCGACGGCGTGATCACCGACTCCGCCAAGATCCACGCCGCAGCCTGGAAGACGGCCTTCGACGCCTGCCTGCTCGCCCATCCGCCCGACGACCCCGCTGCCCGCCGGCCCTTCGACGTCCGGGACGACTATCTGAGGCACGTCGACGGGCGGTCACGCCAGGACGGGGCCGCGGCGTTCCTGGCCTCGCGCGGGCTGCGGCTGCCCCGGGGAAGCCCTGACGACTCCCCGGGCACGGACACGGTGGGCGCCGTCGCCGCGTACAAGGAGCAGCTGTTCACCCGGCGGCTGAGCGAGCAGGGCATCGACGCCTACCCGGGCACCGCGCGACTGCTGAGGATGCTGCGCGCCCGCGCCGTCCCCCTGGCGGCCGTTTCCGCGTCCCGCCACGCACGGGAACTGATCACCCGGGCGGGTGTCCTGCCCTGTTTCGACGTCCTGGTCGACGGCGCGGAGGCGGCCCGGCTGCGGCTGCCGGGCAAGCCGGAGCCCGCGCTGTTCCTCGAGGCGGCCCGGCGGCTCGGCGTCCCCCCGGACCGGACGGCCGTCGTGGAGGACGCCCTGGCCGGCGTGGAGGCGGGCAGACGCGGCGGCTTCGCCCTCGTGATCGGCGTGGACCGTACGGGCGGCCCGGGGACGGGCGACGCCCTGCTCGAGCACGGTGCCGACCTCGTCGTACGGGACCTCGCCG
Coding sequences within:
- a CDS encoding HAD family hydrolase yields the protein MSGSRWRGVDAVVLDTDGVITDSAKIHAAAWKTAFDACLLAHPPDDPAARRPFDVRDDYLRHVDGRSRQDGAAAFLASRGLRLPRGSPDDSPGTDTVGAVAAYKEQLFTRRLSEQGIDAYPGTARLLRMLRARAVPLAAVSASRHARELITRAGVLPCFDVLVDGAEAARLRLPGKPEPALFLEAARRLGVPPDRTAVVEDALAGVEAGRRGGFALVIGVDRTGGPGTGDALLEHGADLVVRDLAELLPAGTDGSGEPDAPPAPPARAAPEPPAPPED